The sequence below is a genomic window from Brachyhypopomus gauderio isolate BG-103 chromosome 5, BGAUD_0.2, whole genome shotgun sequence.
TACTCTGTCCatcatacactgtaaaaagttatatggataaatatataaaaatccaTTTTCATTACTGGCACTGAGGATTGGTTTAACAATAAATAATTGGACTTATACACAGGGGCCATCATGGTCTGATGatggggaactggtcttgtgaccggagggttgtgggtttgattcccaggcctgaggccaagactgaggtacccttgagcaaggcacctaaccccaatcccAACAAGAGATTATAGTTTTCTGGCCATAGTAGTGGACCACTCTGACTAGCACAGAGTCTTATTAGACACAGATGTGTGTAAAAACCCTAACAACACTCATAGCAGTACCACCATGTGGCTCCGCTGTGCTGAGAAGGATTCACTGACCAAATATATGCACTGCAATGGTCCTGTGTTCGGTAACTGAGTTGTGTAGTGGAGCGTTAAGGTAGGTGATCATTATAAAATGAGCAGTGACTGCAGGTTCAAAGAAATTGTATTGAGTAAACTAGTAAGCCAGTCTATATTCAAAAACAGATGCCAATAAGattaaattaatattattttgtATACCGCTcagaaaaataaagggaacacttataCAACACAATGtgactccaagtcaaccacacttcttttAAACCAatctgttcagttaggaagcaacactgatcgtgaatcaatttcacctgctgttgtgcaaatggaactgaaaacaggtagaaatgagaggcaaataTCAAGACACCCCCCATAAaggaggttctgcaggtggagaccacagaccttttctctgttctcatcctttctggctgatgttttggtcactttggcattttgtcagttctctcaccatagaggtagtagcatgatgtggtgtctacaatccacagaagttgctcaggtagtgcagatcatccaggatggcacatcaatgtgagctgtggcaagaaggtttgctgtgtctgacagcagtgtccagagcatggagcagataccaggagacaggccagtacaccaggagacatggagggggccttagaagggcaacaacccagcagcaggaccactaactcctcctttgtgcaaggaggaacaggaggagcagtgccagagccctgcaaaatgacctccaacaggccactaatatccatgtttctgttcaaactgtcagaaacagacacCATGAGGGAGGTATGAGGGCCTGAtgtccacaagtggggcttgtgcttacagcccaacaccgtgcagggagATTGGCATttaccagagaacaccaagattcgAAGATTCACCGTTGGTGtcctgtgctcttcacggatgagagcagATTCACAATGAGCACGTGACAGATGTGACACAGTCTGGAGACACCATGGAGAATGTTCTGCTGTCTGCAACGTCCTTCAGCATGactggtttggcagtgggtcaggaatggtgtggggaggcatttatttggagggccgcacaaaTGCTGCGGCCATTTTTCTCTGGTCGCACTGTCTAAGCGAAATCAGTGGTCGCAAACGCGTGGTAAAAAAAATCActgttttcatcggtttgtaggaggtaCTTCCCAGAGTTTTCCTAATATGACATAACTGAATGtccactttctctcatcccgttagaagaattcgcattttgcgcttctgtttctttttgacCCTGCTTGAATTTTAATTTCACGTTTGGAccattcaaaaacattgtggaactgttcaaaagatattaatagataagcagaccgttacattatattcttctttattgtttcctgaagttttatcccagtctgtacagtttaaggtagttttttaagggtcccaagacaacgtgttggcccgatgaaccatgataacAGCGGGCAcggccacatgctaaaactagcgcacatttcttgatcacaagatttcctttcgttttaggttaattgcattaaaaaatagggccaatttaaatgtgaatatctttggactgacTTGATCAAATCTGACAATtgagctatggactggcctgcctgTTCCCAGACCTGAATCTAATCGAGCACAtttgggacatcatgtctcattCCATCCACCAACGCCATGTTGCACTActgactgtccaggagttgactgacactttaatccaggtctgagaggagattcctcaggagaacatctgccgtctcatcaggagcatgtccaggtgttgtagggaggtcatacaggtaCGTGGAGTCCACAAACACTACTGAACCTCATTTTAatttgtcttgaggaatttccactgaagttggatcagcttgtcatttgattttccactatGATTTTGAGTATAATTgcaaatccagacctccatgggataattttgatttacatttatcattttttgttattttgttcccaatgcattccactatgtaataaataaagattttcaactggaatattttattcattgagatctaggatgtgctccctttattttttgagcagtatactTACAAAATAAACTACATACACAAAGGCCAAAACTCAGCTTACTGTGGTCTATTTTAACAATATGTTAACAAGTTAAAATTAAGTGCTTTTACCCCCCATGTTCAAATCAAAATGCAGTACTACAACCATCCTTAGAATTCTTACCTGAAGGTTCCTGATTTGTAGAAATTGCCTCTTCATTTTGTTCAGCATCACTAGACACATCTACTTCATCTAGCAAAATGACAACCATCATTTAGTAGATTACATAAACATGAGAATGTGTAACAATAGCTAAGGATACAAAAAACAAGACTGATCGGGTTAATTTATATCACTTACCCATGGGGTCAATCACGATATCATCCAGCTTAAGTCCATGAACCTCCTTCAGCTTCCCTTTCTCCATGGCAAGGAGAAGCTTACTCATTTTTGCCAACTGCAATGTGCTTTCTGGAAGACGATAGAAGTCCCGATGCACTCTGATATCATGGCCCATGAAGCTTGCCAGTTGATCCATCTCATGCTCCTTCAAATTTAAAACCGCTGACAATGTGGCAACTTGCTTACGCAACTGTGTAGAAGAAATGGCATCTGGATTTTTAGTGCCACTAGCGTTGGCATATTCTCGAATGCAGTCAGCCCCCCGATAACTTGTCAAAGCATTTGGCCGTGCAAAAAGGAAGCCATTCTCGGCAGGTACAAACTCTTGTCTCATTCTGATGAGAGCATCCAAAGAACTGACCATGTCAGGTGTCAGTAGAACTGGCACTTTTCTACCTCGCTTACCGCGAATTTCAACTCTTTCAAAATGGCTACAGAGTTTCTTTTCAAACTCACTAAGACCCAGGGCAATATCTTGCTGCAACTGCGTCTTCACTCGAGAGATATAATTTTTAAGTGGCATCTTAGAAACttcaccctctctccttctgttaAACAGAATGACCTGACTTAATGTCAGTTTGCAAAGAGTTGCATATCTTTTTGCATTGGGCTCTGCAAGCAAGGTACTCTTGGCATTCCTCTGCTCATTAgttaaaaatgtgtgcaaattctTCACATCCTCAGTAAAGGGCAACACTTGGGGCTTGTTCCATTTGGCCTCAGTAAGAGTATTCAGTGCTGAAGATGAAACTACCTCATTCCATCTGGCTTCGTAGAGTCTTCTAAAGCTTTGGGCACTCTTTGCTGCCTGCTCTTGCCCAGAAATTAGTGCACTGCATTCTACACAAGAAGAAATTCTCATCAAGCTGTTGCCCAGCTTTAATGCCAATGAGGGTATTTTGTATGTATTTCCATGCTCATCATACCCTGCCACAGCTCTTACAGCTGCAATTACATGTGGAAAATTTGATGGTTTAATGAAGTCCTCCATGCATGATAGAGGAGTCAACTGTTTTGCTTTTAAAAGAAGTCGTGCAATCTCTCTCATTTTTTGTCTGATGTACTCATTTTTCCCTGGATTTGATTTTAGTCTATTGTACATTTGCTCTCCAAAAAGTATTATATACTTGTCTTGTCTCACAGCTGCTGAGATCTCATCCTgggacatttcacacacaatctTCCAAAGACCTTCACTGACTTCAGAGGGGCATTGAAAACAGCTCTGAGACGCAACTCTTTTTCTCCCAGTTTTAGCAACTTGTTCTGGTTTCTGTGGGCAGATTTTTACATGTCTCCACAGTGATTTCCTGGAGTACAGACCGTGACAATGTGAACAATGTGTAAAATCTTGTGGATGTTTTAAGGTTTTGGGGCGGTTACATGCAACAATCTCTCCACTCCCCTTCTGCATGACCATGGCATTATGAGAGAAATTTCCTCTGTTTGTCAAGTGTCgtaatctcactcttctctctttaGAATTTTTTGGGAAGCTAAAAGCCTTTGCCACTTCTGATTCATTGCTGTGTACAAACTCTAAGTGTCTGGAAATTTTAGAGTATGGCTTTTCACAGAAGTAACAAAACTGCTTTTTGTTATATCGCCAACTATTTTTAGAATTTGGCATTGATGCGACATATGTAGACTCATCATGAGCTGTGGATGATCTGCCAACGTTTTCATAGGATTCCTGTTCTAGTTGAGATTTAGGAAAGCTGATAATTTTCTTTTTGGGATAGGGCTTTGGAGAAGTGCTGTATTGCTTGCTGGAGAAGCTGCTCTCTGTGGAGCTATCACTTGTATCAGGTACATAGTCCACATCATCATAGTCAGTGTTGTCAGAACAATCCATGTCACTCGAAAcctataaataattaaaaatgaaaatactTGGATTTTAGTCACCAAAGCACCACATaacattacatttattttagAACACAATAATGcagtaaaatgtatatttggTAGCTATATAGTTTGTAAGAAAATACAGAAAACGGTTTTTTATGTAATTCAGTGATCGTTAACTGACTAAAGGACTCATACTGTTAATTATACCTGTATTACAATTGAACTGATTTACAAAGTACCTCTTCATTGTCTTCAATTGTCTTCTGTTTTGAGATAGAAATTGATGGGTTGTAACGTGATATTTTTGCCTGTGAAGGCTTAAATTCATCCAATACCTGTagaaaaatgtacaaaaaataattaaattggcTTACCACATCTTTACATGTTAATCATTGGACTGAAGTTAGAAATAAGTCTAAACAAATTCGATAAATTCCATTGATTACTGCCAGAATTGAAAGTTCATTTCACATTATCCATGTAGTTTATTTGCACTAAAGGTCACTTAAGTATAAGAAAAATTGTATTTTGGAGGGGAAATGGCTAGTTACAAGAAAGTACGAGCACATCATGATTTCAGTGAGTTTGCCCTGGACCTAATAAAGGCTTATAACCCATAATGTAACTTGATTGTAAGGGTAACTTGATTGTAAGGAAAGGAAATAGGCAAAAAGCTAGATGAATACcaattcttaagtatacaatagtaaggcaaaacctccaactgacaaaatcaggacgttgatacacagactatccattctgaagtggtgtaaagttaggacgaaggccaaacacctattcttaagtatacaacaGTAAGACAAAatctccaactgacaaaatcaggacgttgatacacagaatgtttattctggagtggagtaaagttaggacacaaagctctttcttaattcgcaatggtaaaagaaactccaatggacacattcaggacattattactcacaatATCATGcggaggtgtacagttagaccaAAACCCACACACTAGCaattagtgttgtcaaaaaaatcgatatatcgatatgtatcgatactgaacattctgaaacggtacaatactcgtttctcttaagtatcgattctttttacataaaatgcgctttcgtttgacccacccaagctgccgtaatgcacaggacagtttgtaatgctaaaatggcagctaaagcaaacgcagtgctgttggattcgaagcagatatagatggaaaaccgaaggacatgaacaaaccagtttgcaagcggtgcttttggaacatttcaacgaagggcgctaaagcctggttgagtgaccacagcgctcgactccgcccacctcgcgtgaacgagcggtggaggcgtttatactttccgctttgcagtgttgtccgaaactatatgtggtagtataaaataaacacccctcaacaaaagGGGAATTAgcattttaatgctgctttgtgtttcaggtttgaaaagtgctggaatgtaggctaaagtacttgaaatgcttgatattgtaactacttcatttcacaacaaatagctgtctgactgaacagtgtgtattacgttaacaaatacgagcctcttgtaattccaggacgaaacatgagagaacgtgaagacgttaatcaTGTTGGTGTTTAACTTTGATCATTGTATGTTCAGCGTTTGGTCCTTTCAATTAGATTTGTTTCGAGTTGTTTCGCAGATCATCCTATGTTTGGTTTTGTACTCTTTATTGAGTCAACGCGTTATTGTTTCCTGATGGTTCGTTAGTGAAGTTAGTTGATTTCGCCAGGTCTGTTTTGCGTTAGTCCGGTTTATTGTATTGTCCTTTTTGAatgcgtttgtttgtttactgtttgtgTAATAACTCGTTCGTATTTTTGTATTCCTTGTCGTGTCTGAGAGGTGTTAGTTAACTAGTCTGTGTACTACTGTTCACTCAAGGAGTTTTACCATTGCATTCGCAGTATTTCGTTGTCTGAAGCTCCGAGTGttaatgtaaatgaaatgcCTCGCCGTTCAAGAGCGATTCGAGCCGATCAGGTTAGGAGACGGGAGGAAACTCCTACCAATAAATCTGACTCTCAGCAGCATCTGTGTCCTTCTCCTAGTTCTTGCACGTTacatccaccttataaaggtgtatgaaccctgcaaacatggcgttgttcattgcgctgaagcgcggcacgcccaaagttacaaaattcgagaggtgcacgacctcgcgtgcgccgcgcttcagcgcgatgaacaaagttatgtttgcaggcagtgttgccaggttcgcggttttcatgccaaattgggcttgtttgaaactccttccgcgggtaaaaattctggggtcgcggggtgcggttttttgggctacttttgagttgggccaccgcgg
It includes:
- the LOC143513956 gene encoding uncharacterized protein LOC143513956; translation: MMGRRITPLKDALQSVRISSDKRDVLESKFISQYKGYGVFALKYISKGDFVVEYRGELISSKDSQQRRGIYTSEEMVYMFDFKWQEKTWTIDASKDNRSLGRLVNDDHISPNCMMKKVFVDGSPHLCLFAIRDIQPGDEITYDYGDSAWPWRTKLINESSPAPTTSHGKGKYSIDPTANDQACKASELIINESSSVPTTSHGKGKYSLDPTANDQARKASELIINESSSAPTTSHGKRKYSLDQTANDQTRKASELVLDEFKPSQAKISRYNPSISISKQKTIEDNEEVSSDMDCSDNTDYDDVDYVPDTSDSSTESSFSSKQYSTSPKPYPKKKIISFPKSQLEQESYENVGRSSTAHDESTYVASMPNSKNSWRYNKKQFCYFCEKPYSKISRHLEFVHSNESEVAKAFSFPKNSKERRVRLRHLTNRGNFSHNAMVMQKGSGEIVACNRPKTLKHPQDFTHCSHCHGLYSRKSLWRHVKICPQKPEQVAKTGRKRVASQSCFQCPSEVSEGLWKIVCEMSQDEISAAVRQDKYIILFGEQMYNRLKSNPGKNEYIRQKMREIARLLLKAKQLTPLSCMEDFIKPSNFPHVIAAVRAVAGYDEHGNTYKIPSLALKLGNSLMRISSCVECSALISGQEQAAKSAQSFRRLYEARWNEVVSSSALNTLTEAKWNKPQVLPFTEDVKNLHTFLTNEQRNAKSTLLAEPNAKRYATLCKLTLSQVILFNRRREGEVSKMPLKNYISRVKTQLQQDIALGLSEFEKKLCSHFERVEIRGKRGRKVPVLLTPDMVSSLDALIRMRQEFVPAENGFLFARPNALTSYRGADCIREYANASGTKNPDAISSTQLRKQVATLSAVLNLKEHEMDQLASFMGHDIRVHRDFYRLPESTLQLAKMSKLLLAMEKGKLKEVHGLKLDDIVIDPMDEVDVSSDAEQNEEAISTNQEPSGCHQNLGKAERNDPLSQGQLKQVPRKKRTWSASEVQAIERHLMKFIRTCQLPGKKECVSCLLSEPVALQARDWTAVKFYIKNRITTLKRSQTK